The sequence gccttcTAGGTACAAAAGAGAGAGTtttttgactctctctctctctctctctctctctctctctctatatatatatatatatatatatatatataaccctgATTCACATGCCCATagatctcatttttctttatttttattttttttcctcagttCATAGGAGCTACATTGGGTACATCAGGCTTAAAATTCCAAACGCAAAAAAAGCGAGTTGACATGCAAAATACTGCTGGTTGTGTTATTATTGAGTATTTTCCTTGTGGTACTCTAAAATCTTACCTGACAAAGAACCGGGAAAGGAAGTTGGCTTTCAAAAATGTCGTACGAATTGCACTGGATCTTGCAAATGGGTCAGACAAATTCCTATCCCACTTCAATTCTCTTACATTTCTCTAATGTTGCAACttacattaattaaatactatttgGGTTTCATAAGTCTAAGGAAAACATTTTCATAAACATTTTCTCACAACTGCTTACATGTCATGTGGTGATTGGTAATTTGTTACATGATAAAAACGATGTGAATGTTCAACTCACCTGAATGGGACAAGTCTAGTATCACACATGTATTTTGCCACAATTTGCACGTCTCATGAAGCGGATATATTGGATTACTTTTTACCAAATACCAATAGTAAATCAATGTATAAGTGATGTATTTAATCACAAGTAGTTCACGCATGTGCAAATTGTGGCAAAATGTTTAACAAAGATGTACATCTTGAAGCATTTCAAATAGTCCATGCCCAGTAGTTTATTGTAGTAGCACATAAACAACTAATTACTTAAGGAGACTCTACCCTCTTCTTCCTTATAGGTTGAGTTACCTTCATTCTCGGAAGATTGTTCATAGAGATGTAAAGACAGAAAACTTGCTTCTTGACAAGAATCTTACTCTAAAGATAATAGACTTTGGTGTCGCACGTCTTGAAGCTTCAAATCCTATTGACATGACTGGCAGTACAGGGACCCTTGGCTATATGGCTCCTGAGGTATAGTTCCTATTGTAATTATTTGACTTTGTTACTTTACAATTttagaatttatagttttttttgctttatattttgccattttttcAGCTTAGAATTTTCTTTACAACCAGTCAAATAAGAAAGTTGTGGCAAAGTGTGTAAAATTGGCTGTGATCCTATAATTGTTGTTAATGTTGTGCTGGGCTAGAGTGAGGTGCCATGTGAGCGAGAATGTGAATATTTGGgtgaaaaattttgtgcttGTAACAAGGTTGTGTAGAAACTTTACTAAGTGATACTATGTAGAAGCagggaattaaaaataattgcccatatattctataaattaaaagattctaagattttttttggtCACTTTTAAGAACATCTGACCAAGATTTATTAGTACTATTGTTTTCCTTTAGTTAATTTTTGCAAATAATTCCTGAATCCAATACATTTCTAGCTAAATCATATGATGTCAATTTGATGCAGGTACTTGAAAATAAACCATATAACAGAAAATGTGACGTGTACAGTTTCGGAATTTGCTTGTGGGAGATATATTGTTGTGATACGCCATATCCTAACCTTAAATTCTCAGATCTGACTTCGTCTGTTGTTTATCTGGTATATAATTTCCTTCAACTTATCTATCTTTGATATGTATTATTGCACATTAAATAAAGCTTGACaaattttgtacttaaaaatGTAGAGCATGAGGCCAGACATACCAAGCTGTTGCCCAAATTCTCTAGCAGAAATTATTACACGATGTTGGCATTCAAACCCCAACAGAAGACCAGAGATGAAAGAGGTAGTGACCATGTTAAAAGCCATTGACACTTCAAAAGGCAAAGAGATGACACCTTTGTATGGATCACAGGGCTGTTTATTCTTCTGCTGCCAGTGAGGACCTTCAAGTTGTACTTATCTAAATCAGGGAGCAGAAAAGCTTGTAATATAACAAACATATTCAATTTGTATAGAATGCTTTCAGTATTTctttgttatattatatttattgggAAAACGATGCTAAGCCTCTATTATTAACAAAAAGCCCCACATCACTTTGTATGAACTATATGTATCTCTTTGTTTGTTCATCTTTTTTAAGTCTTTCCTGAGCAAGGACGGAGTCGGGAACTTGGAGTTAGGGGCgaaaatataaacaaacaaaaaattttgaaacttcaaataAGCATCCATTtagtattaataaactatcaacatataaaaagatacaaaattattgtttcttaatacaataCAATGTAATcaattatgaaaagaaaattcaacatttttttaaatcttcgaAATCATTTATGATTGAATCCGTACTAAATGTCGCATCAATGTCCcttttaataaataacatcatagcgtttgcaaaaaatttatcttCCATTTCGTTGCAAATGTCAACTTTAGTGACATTCCTAATTACAAATGTTCACTCCGTAGTTGTAGTAGAAACTAAAAGAGCAAGCAAAAGCTTATAACCACTCTATAAACAAGTAGGTAGTATTCTAATTTTCTAGGTCCCACCATCCACTCAAAAAGTATGATCACTCTAGTtctatctaaaattttttaaagggctaTGCTATTTattttgagtaaaattggttaTTTGGgcttttcaaattataataaataaataaataaactttgcTATTggcaatttttgttgttgaactaatttttttttaacttattaactttgttttagattttagattttagtactaaaattattaaattttgaaccaaattatacgaattattaaattttgaacCAAACTAAAActaagtgtaattttattgaactaaaaACAATAAGTGATGTATTTAATCACAAGTACTTAGATTTTGAACCAAATTATACGAATCCTACTTAGATTTTAGATCTTAAATAAAACTACTTAGACTTTGTCtacacttatttatttatttatttataaaagtataaatttattaatacttCAAGAGAAATATACATCAAAAGCAGCCATAAACTATCCAAATTTATATCGAAAAATggtttgttttcaattttagtattttattaataataattagatGATGATgcatttttatcaattttttaaaattattagtaCTAAATTTTGCAATTAGTTAAAACTGCATGCCACTCGCAATTGATGACGAGGGCTAGtatataattttccttttttctcctttttggtTAGTATTTTAAATATAGGGTAAACTAAGTATTTGTTCCTTAACCTTTACACTACATGTCAATTTGGTTCTTGACCTTTCAAATGTGTTAATTTGGTCTTTAacatttaaatattgtgttaaaatagtctataaaattaaatgatagaTGAAAAATACTGATATGGCTAACGgcccaaataaaaattcatttttatacCATGTATAATGCcacatgaaataaaaaattaaattaaaaaattttggtcaTAAGAATctgctttaaaattttaattataaaataaagtaaagaaaatcaTTTGAACCCAAACACCCTTCAAACCAAGACCCATGGCAACCCTTCTCCTCCACCAATTTACAAAACCCACGAAAACCATCATTGTGCAGTCGAGACTATGAGCTCGTTTCTTCAAGCTCTGCCCAACCTATACAAGGTGTTGTTCGCTTTCTCTCATCCATTACTAGTGGCTTATGTAGCAGTCGGCATTCCTACGTGCTCCTTCTTGCCCCCAGTAAATAAAGCTGTACAAATAGCATAGGCTACAAGTGCAAGAAAGTAAGAAATTATTTGAGGAGATGAGGATGGAGGCTCACGTACGGTTCCCATGCCTCTATCGCCCAACCCACTTACCGTCGCCCTATTTGATTTCACTCCCATATTTCAATTGCATACACGACGTTGTCATTGTCTTTACTGCTTGCATCGTCATTGGGCATAATGTGTTTTCTCTTTTGGGATGTTAATTGGATTGAGCATCAACGCCAGCTGGTAGTTCCCTTGTTTTGTTGCCCAAAACAAAGGACGAAATTGGTGGTGAAATTTCATATTCTAAATTTGAGTCATTTTCCTAGTAGATCAACAAGTAAGAATGTTTTCCTTGGTTTGAAAAGTGGTGCAAGAGATGGGTTGCCGTGGGTCTTGATTTGAAGAGTGTTTGGGGTTCAAATGATTTTCTATTTGGATGCTGAGAAAGTGATGAGAATATTCTAAAAtggttttactttattttatagttttcatttttcatttttcatttttcatttttagagcatattgtaatttaatatatttgatatttcaacaaattcttaattttattttttattccatgTGGCATTACACATGTCATCTAATGTGGcctaaaaatgattttttatttgggctATTAGCCACATCTACATTTTCCATCCATTATTTAACAACTAGTAAGTTACCCGTGCAATACacggataatattgtaatattttatataagatgattttggagaatgttgtagATGTATTATAGCATAGttgttataaaactttattagtaatgagtttatcaaaaaaaacaacaattataaattgcatacacatattcattataattattcaattgaaataatgaaaaaaaaaaaaactttgaagaaaaattatagaataaaattttttatagaatgtgtctttctctctccttaattctaaaacaaaatacacatctCAAACACCCACGGTTAATCACATCGtttacaaaacccacaaatttacAACATCCGACGTTGACATCAAAATCGTAATCGCCattgtcactcaatataaaacgCAAACCCTCCTTCCTTGGTTATAGCCAACTCAAACGGGGTAGGAGCAAATGAAGCAACAATGTTAGAGTTAGGTAAGTGTCGTTgaaagattgaaggtaaatgacattattttttgtCTATGTGTATTTGACATGGAATAGCATGAAGGGCAATAAGTAGATATATATAAACGGCTAGAAATGCAAGAGGTGAAAAagtgaattaaaatgcaaagtgttttgtgtgtatgtgtgagagaTAAAATGTCTtcaaacattgaaccaaataatacaaagaatatctttttttaattagaaaagtcttaaaacattgaaccaaataaaaccaaaagtcaataattaatttgttcttaCCTTTAATGTGAGTTAAGGTATTTTAATTCTCTTCATAGAGTGTGCCACGTGGCAGAACCTCATACTCTCCCatatgaggtctctgcttttatatatatatatattaataataaccATTTTGACACAGAGCCAAAacgttagagaccaaattgacacatttaaaaaatCAGGGACCAAATACATAGTTTAcccttaaatattttattgtccAAATCTTAAAAGACCATCCACGTAATTTTAACCAAACCATTGAAAAAAGATTCAACATAAGCGTAACTGATAAAGAAAGCAAATCCACAATGGTTTTTAACAGTGAATTATTTTAGCAATCCACAATGGATTGCGTACGTACTTACCTACTaaaataaagaacaagaaaGAGATATAGTGAAGGAAGAAGGAATGATCATGTGAGCAGCAGTTGTGTTCTACGTTGTTGGAAGGATCGAAGATTtaatataaggagagaaaaaattacatgggagtccttccaaaaaaaatctcGCCCGCAATAGTCAATCAACAAATATAAGTATTGGTCAACAAATATAAGTGtcagtttcaactttcaagtctctaagagggagaCTCATACActtacacttagattaggttagagtagagttctataaaaaaaatttaaaaaattaaagatttaataagaaaaattaaaatccttGTACATGTCCCGCCAAGAGTTAATGTGATAATGTAAACTCTTTTAAACTATTTTATTGGATTAATTCAGCTActtaaatttatgtagtgcaaaTTATGTTATTCACACCACGGTTAATTATACTCAGATTCTCTCCAAGAAGTACTATTAATGAATtgtaaattatatttgaaaGTTTCAAGGTATTATTCATCTCTCTTCTTACTAAGAGCATCCATAGCCCAAAATCTCATCCTATTCTactttaccatctcaaaaaactactttatcaatttatacaatACTATTTTACAATCCTCCaccatcccaacttttattttacaatacaatacattaaaataacatttctacacaataaaataatatatctcaaaaTCACCAGTATTTACCATACAAcacattatttattcttttctctctcattctttctatTCAAGAACAACCACAAACCCACCAGCGCTACAACCACCATCACCACAAGCCCACCACCGCTGCACTACACACATctgacaccaccaccaccagcaacCCATAATCTACcgtcaacaccaaaaaaaaaaatctgaaaatctGAAGAACCCACGACCAaagcccaaacccaaacctGTCCACCAAATCCACAGCCAAAACAACCCACCCGTCCACCACTCCCCCACTCACCACAAACCCATGCCACcaaaccaaccaaccaaccaccaccaccaatgaAAATCTGAAGAACACCACCCTCTCCGACCATCAACaccacaaaaatcaaaaaaaaaaaaaaaaagcaacccaCGGTCCCCACAACTCGCGGTGGCAAACCCAAAACCAGATCCATGGCAAACCCAAACCATCGAAACCCACCCATAGCAAACCCCATCAAAACCCATTCCAAAAATCCAACACAATCAACACAAACCAACACCAATCCATGTCACTGCCGTcaaccagagagagagaaaccaagcCACGTTGCCGCCGTCAGCCAGGCCAATCTGTCGTGGTGTGGTGGCTATGGGTTTTGGGTctaaagagagaaggaagagagcaaagaaataacgagagagagagagagaggagagagaaagtattggaattgtttaataaaaagaaggagagaaagagaattaaataatagtatttaGGTTTACAACTCAATTACAGTgcattctacatttagaattaCACTGTAgctgaattgaaaaaaaatttgcaattgttgGCTTTTACAAGTTCTAATGGAGTGACGTTTTTGGGCTTACATTTGCAATTTGTCATATGGGCTATGGATGCTCTAAAGATATCCTATAAAATCATTGATGGCTGAGGCCAAAGAATTTAACTCACTGGgaccaaaacataaaacaaaaacaaagaagataaatacataatattttttaaaaaaactaagatgGTGAGTGTGACtacaccaaaataaaataaaaaatatatataaagttggaagaaattcattatattataaaaattgtaatgAATTTAGAATTCTAATCAATATAGGAGTTATATGAGAAGAAGAACTATTGACAATAAACGTGGTGCATAATTATTTTTACTAGCTAAGTTTTGGCACAatgttttattattagtttcctctaatatttcaatattttttgttaaacgCTTCAACTAGTTGGCATCTCTTTGTGAACACATCCAATGTTCAAATCTCCACTCCCAAGTCCCAACTATtgaatgcataaaaaaatatttcaataatttcccTAAGACAATAAGACTAATGTAGTGATTTTGATCataatatatgtatttaaaaattgtatGATATAGTGACTAATATAAATAGGTATGTTTCATGCCTACTAAAGAAtgcaattattgttttttttttttttttgttagactTTGTTTCAATTGTTACAAAAGCAACTAACATTTGAGCAAgaataatatatttcaaatcaattattTCTCATATAATTCTTAGATAAATTAATGACATCAaaatatcattatatatattatatgtcaCTGAAAGGATTAGGATATATAAATGGTAAAGATTAATTTTAGTGAATTCacatatatttaatttgatggCATTTATGGCAATTCTTGTCgaaacaactaaaaataaggaagaagaatgtcatattctaaattttttgtcgttgttattgttattgttattgttattattattccaaataaaaattgtttcttatatagaatttatatttaaaaaatcatataaattcttttaatatatGAGTAAACAATTAATTCACaactataaataattaatgtttggattttttctgTTGGCTAATATAATGAATTAATAGTTTGATATAATGAAAACTTTGTTGAGATGAAAACCTAAATAAAGAGAATATCAAAGATTGTGTCACGTGAGAAAACCTCATATTCTTCCACATAATAtcgctttatatatatatatggacaaaacttagatacagtaccttATATGTTGTTTCTTAGGTTCCTTCTTAAGATTCCACCATgtgactacttaactaaaaaatacacttccttctcatgagaaaaaatctaaGTACTGTAGTTAAGTCTTGccctatatataatattgtctGGCTAATTAGAGGTATGTGCAATATTTTATCATAAACTTATAGAATACATAATTTATTTGAgggacaataaaaaaaattattatataacttTAGAACTCTAATCTACCATTCCAATATTTTCATAGACATAGTCACATAGCTGCTAACATATAGATAATATAGGTAATACTATGAATTAAATATGAGGCAATTACAAAAAAGTGTTAAGCTTCTATACAACAAATAAGAGGTGCATGTCTTATAGCTGAAATTTAGGTAGCTAAAAAGCTTAGGTCTATTCAAGAGAGACATAGTTTGACTACAAACTTAGTTAGAGCTTTAAGCTACAACTCACAATAGGGAGATGAAATGCGTCGTTGTA comes from Castanea sativa cultivar Marrone di Chiusa Pesio chromosome 3, ASM4071231v1 and encodes:
- the LOC142629293 gene encoding serine/threonine-protein kinase 52-like, which codes for MEEPSKGVVRADMLEDIKRIDEQLQRHLNRVWAMQNLDKENKVSLTQKQDWEIDSTKLIIKQVIAHGAFGTVYRGLYDGQDVAVKVLDWEEGQRTEAEIALLRTSFRQEVSVWHKLDHPNIAKFIGATLGTSGLKFQTQKKRVDMQNTAGCVIIEYFPCGTLKSYLTKNRERKLAFKNVVRIALDLANGLSYLHSRKIVHRDVKTENLLLDKNLTLKIIDFGVARLEASNPIDMTGSTGTLGYMAPEVLENKPYNRKCDVYSFGICLWEIYCCDTPYPNLKFSDLTSSVVYLSMRPDIPSCCPNSLAEIITRCWHSNPNRRPEMKEVVTMLKAIDTSKGKEMTPLYGSQGCLFFCCQ